The Myxocyprinus asiaticus isolate MX2 ecotype Aquarium Trade chromosome 31, UBuf_Myxa_2, whole genome shotgun sequence genome has a segment encoding these proteins:
- the LOC127422098 gene encoding olfactory receptor 51I2-like → MENGTYYNLMLFENIGYIRYALFSLGCILYCAIIFFNALVILAIFLERSLHQPMYLLITSLSINSMYGTAAFFPRLLTDLLSDTHTISREACLLQAFVIYSYASNENTILMLMAFDRFVAICKPLQYNNIMTPRVLMVLIAFSWIYPMLCIGIAAFLNARLTVCGNKLLKVYCHNWEIVKLSCANTSVNNVFGFFIVTTTVIMPLCFILFSYVKILIICKRSSPEFRSKAYQTCVPHIVILLNFSIALFCEVTLSRFVNVELPIGLSIVLSLEFLIVPPILNPLVYGFNFPDIRKKILCIIKAVL, encoded by the coding sequence atggaaaatggaaCATATTATAACTTGATGTTGTTTGAAAATATTGGGTACATAAGATATGCTCTCTTCAGTTTGggatgtattctatattgtgctatcatattttttaatgccCTTGTTATTCTTGCAATATTTCTGGAAAGGTCATTACACCAGCCCATGTACCTTCTGATTACAAGTCTGTCCATCAACTCTATGTATGGTACTGCTGCCTTTTTCCCAAGGTTACTAACAGACTTGCTATCTGATACACACACCATTTCCCGTGAAGCATGTCTCTTACAAGCTTTTGTCATTTACTCGTATGCGTCAAATGAGAATACAATATTAATGTTAATGGCATTTGACAGATTTGTAGCAATCTGTAAACCTTTACAATACAACAACATAATGACTCCTAGGGTTCTAATGGTTTTAATAGCATTTAGCTGGATTTATCCAATGCTTTGTATTGGTATTGCTGCTTTTTTAAATGCCAGACTGACAGTGTGTGGTAACAAATTGTTGAAGGTGTACTGCCACAACTGGGAAATTGTCAAGCTTTCTTGTGCAAACACTTCAGTTAATAATGTTTTTGGCTTTTTCATAGTGACCACAACTGTTATCATGCCTTTATGTTTTATACTATTTTCTTATGTTAAAATTCTTATCATTTGTAAAAGAAGCTCACCAGAGTTCAGGAGCAAAGCTTATCAAACTTGTGTTCCACACATAGTGATCCTTTTAAATTTCTCAATTGCCCTTTTTTGTGAGGTCACTTTGAGTCGGTTTGTGAATGTGGAACTTCCTATAGGGCTGTCGATTGTCCTTTCTCTGGAGTTTCTTATTGTGCCACCGATTCTCAACCCTCTCGTTTATGGATTTAACTTTCCTGATATTCGCAAAAAAATCTTATGCATAATAAAAGCTGTACTGTAA